The sequence below is a genomic window from Etheostoma cragini isolate CJK2018 chromosome 20, CSU_Ecrag_1.0, whole genome shotgun sequence.
ACAAATTTACTTTGACTATTTATTTTACTAGTACTATTCATTGTTATATAAATTACAGGAagaatagtttttcttttggaCTGCAGTGATTTCTGAACAGTTCTAAGTCATTTGTCTCTTgaaagttgttgttgtgtatCTGATACAGACAGGTCACAAATTAATTGTAGATGTTTCTAcagtattaaaataatatgaatatgaaagGTTGGATATAAAAgatgacagcaaaaaaaacttttactcTTATTCACAGCCGATTAATTGCATTTcttattacttaaaaaaaaccttAGATTTACTTTGATTAAGAAAAGAACCTGGATGGCTGCAGTACAAAAACATAGGTGAGCCCACACCATaccattataataataatatgatatataatGCTCTTGCATGTAATACATAACATTTAATAAGGattaaaaagcaatagtatttTCAAATTAGGCCAGCctgtaatttgcatttttttttttctagatttgATACGTACAATGTGACACCAGGTGTTGtctattttatactttttttaggAGCACAAACCACATTAAATTAATTGGCTCAGGGGTTAGACCATAAAATCtgattgaaaaatattaatcagAGTTTATAGTATACAttgatagtatagtatattgatggaaaaaagaaaaccccaTGATAGTTCtgatttcctttaatttctCGACCATCTCTCAATTTTGTatgcaaaataatttaaattgtcAAAATGGTTCTGGATCTTATTTTACTTAACAGAGCCCAAACACTGCAGCAATGCCTCCTCCCGGTGTGTGTCTGAACATTATGGAGGCTCGTCAAAAGCAAGACGGTTATGGTAGCTTCGCCAACCCTGACAGGTTCTTCAACCAAGACTACCAGCAGCTGAAACAGTACTGTGTCGCCCAAGGAGTAAAATACATCGATGAAACGTTCCCCCCTGACAGGAACTCCATTGGTCAAGGGATACTGAAACCCTCTGACGTGGcccgtgttgtgtggctgagaCCAGAGATAAGTGCTTTGCACGTGTTAAACAGAAGCAGAAGAGAGCCCATATCACAGTAAATGTTCATCTTTAATTATGTATGTTAATCGTCGTAGTCTGTCACCACCGGGCACTAAACCGATTTAGTTGAGATATCCACTTTCAGTGATTCCCTGTGTAGCACTTTCAACTCAGGTTCTGAGTTCAAAATCAACCTGATTTACAGGTTAGAGTGAAAATTGTATGTTGTCCCCCTGTTCAAATGATTTGCCTCCCAAAGTGCAAACACAGGTACTAAGTGTCTGGCTATGTATGTAATAGCTCATGTGTAGACATTTTTTGAATGCCTGCTATGGTAGTTGCTGATTGAGGCTATATGAAAAccagaagttaaaaaaacaaacttgaccATTCTCAACACACCATTTAGTAGTACATGTTTAGGGACTGTACACAAAGTATTGGTGTCGGGAGGGGGGCTAAACCtagtattttactttttaaaatgtcatggcCCTTACCAATCATTAATAACTAAAAACACTAGGTGTCTTGGTTGCTGATTGGCTAGCTATAGAAGAACAAACAATAAAGTATGTGTTCAGATCTCCTGGGAAATAAATATTATGTGATTGTATTAGCAATTGCTAGCAATATTAGCAATATTCTTCTAATGTCTATCTAATAAAATACTTACATGCCCATTTCTGCATATAAATAATCAATGGTAATTGTATTGCAATAGAACATAATATGTGAACATATCCTCTtctttcaaagttgtttttgacTTGTTAACATTTCCTCCGTTTCAGAAAATTGCTCCTTATCCAGCCTTCGTACTTGATGGGGTCTCCAGGTTTGACTTTGCTCAAGGACTACTTGGTAGCAAAAAACTTCTTAATTCATAACATTTTACTGTTATGCCTTATTGTCTCTctaacaacaatttttttactcAGGAAACTGCTGGTTTCTTGCATCTATCGGAGCTCTAACATTCCAGAATGACATCCTTGGACAAGTTGTTCCTCTTGAGCAAAAATTTGATGAGAAATACTGCGGGCTGTTCCACTTCAGGGTAAATACTTACATATACTAGCATAGCAAGTTATCATTTTAAGTGCTGTATTTTTCATTGAACATTGATTGCACTCATACTCACTGTGCTGAGTTTGTGATATCACTTTCATCATTGTTATggcctgcatttaaaaaatttggcaatttaacaaaaatatttttgaacacCTAAAATGACTGACCACACATATACCTTTATATAtgatctttttaaaataaattcagttCTGGAGATTTGGAAGGTGGATGGACGTTGTCATTGATGACATGCTACCAACAATCAACGGGAAACTAATCTTTGTTCACTCTAAAGACCAAAATGAGTTCTGGCCGGCTTTGCTGGAGAAAGCCTATGCCaagtaagaaaacaaacacacattgtttCTCAGACATATTAGTTTTGTTAGCATGAGTTTTGTCGTATATCTGGAGtatctgtaataataatatcacaTCTACTTGTGCCAGAGTGTGTGGTTCCTATACGGACATGAATGCTGGATCTCCTGCCGAGGCTATGATGGACTTCACAGGTGGTGTTCACATGTGTATCAATCTGTCAGATCCCCCCGCAAACTTGTGGATGCTAATGTGCAGAGCTGGCGAATCCAAGTCACTGATGAGCTGTGGCACACCCCAAGGGGTAAGTACAAATATACCACACAAAACCAACCATGGTTGGTTCTTTTGTTATCTCACATTACTaagttctttgtttttattttactggaaCAAAAGCACTGTCCGAACACTGACAGTAagataataacaacaaaaacaaaagattcaCTTACAGTGGTTTCTCTGATGACAAATACAACATATGACAAAACTACtttcaaataactaatgtttaaaaataaaataaatcagctaAAATACACAGAGCTACCAATGGCTGTGCCATTGTAAACAAAGCAACCAAATGAGTATGCACTTCCAACACATTCCTACTCCCCCATCACGTAAAATACCGACGCTTGGTGACGTGCCTTTGACGTTCGTTAttcacgctaaaagtctcctttagtgtcagGACTTTTGACGTCAATGCTCAGGGTCGGGACGTACATATATGACACATGGCACAAGATTGGGATGTTTTTTAATGacgaatgtttttttcttgtaggTGACAACTGCCAACAAGAAATTGCCAAATGGGTTGATCCAAGGCCATGCCTACACTGTTACGGGTGTGAAACAGGTGAAAAATTAGGAATGCACCTGGAACACAACCAATACTTATCTAAAGGTTATTGTGAAGATTGTATGACCAACCGCTTGCAATCcaaattttaaactttaaaagaaGCATATCTTCTGATGATTATTGATTAATGGGACAACTGCTTTTTATGATTGCTGGTCAGATGATAAGCCGAAAGAAAGCAGTAAACCTGGTGCGCTTGTGGAACCCCTGGGGCAACGGAGAGTGGACTGGAGACTGGAGTGATCGGTGAGGACAACTGCCACTCAGTTACTCCCTCACAGTGACATGGCTCTGATATGCAGAATTATTGAGATTATTTTCTAATGACAAGATAAGTGAGGGTGTATTTATTGTCACCTCATGTATTTATTCTCATCATTTGAAACAATTGCAGAGAAGCAGTTGATGGCAATTAAAATCTTAGGCTTCAGACACAAGCCAGCTATGCACATTACTCATCTACTTTTAGCTGAAAGCCAGCAGGTTGGTAACAGCCAGGgtcttctgcttttcttttacagtacacataaaataattagtcATTAGGAATAGGTGCATGAGAAGCCTGTGAAACTGTCCTGAAAATCTCCCTCCAGTTATTCTAAAAACCCTGAAGGCAacttaaaacaagtttttttcattcacaGAAAATACcacctgtactgtatatgcattcTGTATGGGTTGAGAAGAAAATTTCCCTCAAAACAACTAATAATGGAATATTGTCTCCCCTTCTTACTTTACAAACTGTCTTCAAGGTCATCTTTGTGGCAAACCGTGAGTGCTAAAGATCGTGAAATGTGCCATTCAGTGGATGATGATGGAGAGTTTTGGTAAGCAAATTCAACCCAATGTTGGCAACCTTTCTAAGCATCTAGATGTTTTCTGTACCACCCATGCCCACCATACAAAGTAACtactacaaaaacattgtatgTATTTTGAAAGTACTACTTATGTagcattataaaataaaacacatttcaacaaatttgagaaaataatattttaaataaatgttactgTGGTGGTTAAGATATAGTATTGATTCACAAATATATCTGGCATACACTAGGTAAAATACAGTATGCATACTGTGTCAGTTACAGGTGTCTGTTACAGGATTGTGataacattttcagaaacaaaacactttGAAGAACTTGTGCAGAGGTTGACCAGAGGGTGCTGTCGTTTAGTAGTAGACATAGGTATGTTTGCTGTGCTGTGAATGTAAAAGATTCCATCTACACCTCTTAAAAAATTGATATTTCCCAAGAGggattaataataaaagtacTTCTAACCATACTGAAACAGAAGGAATATATTTATCTTTATGAATCTTATATTGTATTTCTCAAGGTCAGGGTTTCTTAGTTTCAGCATCAcatcaagagaaaaaaaaaatcacataatcCAAAATTAATATCTGATGTCAATAGGATGGCCCTAGAAGACTTCTGTACGTTCTACACAGATCTTGACATCTGCTCCCTATATCCCGACTTCCTTGATGGACACACCTCTCGTCGCTGGAAGACCTCCATGTATGAGGGCAGATGGGTTGCAGGAACAACTGCTGGGGGTTGCATGAATAATAAAGGTACTTCCAGGATGTCTGGATTCAAATTTTTTAAGACCAGATATTATTTGTCATACCATGTATTtgataacaatataaaatactaGTGTATGGCACCTGCCATGTCAACATTAACCACAATTTGACTATCTGTCACTGCAACAGACGTGAATATCCTTTTCACCCTCTTAgctttttatttgccttttgtCTAGGAGGTTACTTATTgaaaattaaaagcaaaatacaGCAGGCGAACGTTCTGCACAGAGAAAGCTGGACTAAAGGAGAGTGGAGCAACCAGATCGTCCTTCATATACCCAACTCCATCAGAGCtttcaaaatttaaatgaataaacactAGAATAAAGCATAATTAAATTGTAGAACACATtgttaataatacaaataatagtATGTCTGAACTGAACCAATAGATTATTACtgcaattctgcaccaaggtgTTTTGGGCAAGGAACCATTATCCACACTTAATATTCATGAAAAACCCAGTTAAGAGACTAAGAGACCAAAGCTATAATGGAACTTCCTTGAGCATCCAAACTCTTGAAGTTTGGATGCTCAAGTTATCAGCGCAACTGTGCAGCAAggtcaaacttttttttattttttatatatagatTTTTAATGATCCCAGCAGAGTAAGGACCAAGATCTTGAACAGGTCCAAGGGGGcaaacagtaacattttcaacctaatttgatttatttacaattcCTATGAAATGATACATTAAAGATTAGATCAGATACAGACTTGACTGTGTTTCTACAGATGTAAGCCTAACTCACAGACAAGTCaataattaacatgttaattacCTTAATAATTAACTAATAATAAGTTTATAATGCGGTAAAATCAGGACAATTTAAATTTCCAATAAAAGGGATTGTGTCACAATGCTTGTATTTCGATTCAAAGCCAACTTTACAAGAAATTGTCAAAATTTCAAGATCCGGGGCAGAGATAAAcaaactgacagcttttgtttgAGCTTGTTTGTAGAAAAAGGCTGTTGGCAGAGTAGCATGCTGCTTGCGTAAATTACACAACTTATGCAACAACTTTACTTTGTATGTCACAGAGTGAAGAATATAAAAAACTCACAAGTCCTTTACTGCTGCAAGCTATGATAGTGTAAATTTATTAATAGCTGAACATTTTGAGAACAATTCAAACTTAGTGAGATTATTGAGTAAGACTTGCTTTGCTTTCAATTTTTCAATTGTTTCAATAGTTATAACCAAAAAACATTCCATTTTAAACTTGATAATCAAATCACTTATCCTAAACTTTTCCAAATGATGCAATGCAAATAAATGTTactcctctctttgtcttccaGACAGTTTCTGGACTAATCCTCAGTTTCGGGTCAAGATTGACGGTGAATATTCActgaaagaaggagagaaaaacgTGCTGATATCTCTCATGCAGAAGTCTGACAAGAGAAACAGACACCTGGTCCAAAATTTCCACATTGGTTTCACTGTATTTGAGGTAAATATTAACCTTTGTAATATTATATAAAACATACCCATTGTGTCTGACATAATATGACATAAAAGGTAGCTGAAGTTGTcagtttaagttaaaaaaaaatagaaacatagaACAGTTGGTTAGCAATGCTAAAAGCTAATTCACAGTCTGCTTTTTATTTGCAGGAATAATGTAAGgatataataataacacatgATTTTAACTGAAAATTCGACAtccatttatttcattattgtttttttgtccccaACATGAACTCATCTTCCACTGATTTTCCTCAAGGTAAAGGAAAAGGTAAGAAACAATTTGTATCTTAATCACTAGTAAATCTTCTCCATCCACATTGTGCAGCTCAAGTAAATAATATAAACAACAGAGaactgaaaaatatgttttttttttactacagtaCAAATTCCCAGCCTCTTTCTTTAGCAGCCACGCACCTGTTGCCCAAACTACCTTCATTAATGCACGTGATGTGATGGAGTTCCTTTTGCTAAAGCCCGGTGAATACCTGATTGTGCCATCCACCTTCAGTCCCAATGAGATATGCTCCTTCATCTTGACCATCCTCTCCAGGGAAGAGACCCACGGCTCAAAATCATCCCAAAATAATCTATGTGGCATATGTCACAGATCACTGGTGTTTCATATttggaaagattaaaaaacactaaTCCAATTTGGAATGTCTTTGGTCTTTCCTGACAGTGAAAATTCTACTGACCATATGCATGAGCCAGTCAAGAAGGTGTGCACaatttaacataaaatgttGATGATGCTCATGTTATACTGATATTGTGTTACATTTTCTTATACTTTTTGAGAAATATTCTGATTTGAAATTTGATTTTCGGTAAACTGACTTTCACTTTCAATTTCTCATCTTTTATTTCCCAGTTCAACAAAGTCAGAAATGTTCAGGAAGACgaaaataagaaaaagcttTTCAGCCAATACTCTGACAAGGTAATATGTGTAAACTTGCTAACTAGCCAATTTGAATGCAGTTTGATTACTACTTGGAACttgttattaaaaatgtattaacttcattaatcaatgtttttacatGAACAATGGGTCAAATAAcaatgtatacatatactgtatacttctTATCACCaatgtatataaatatgcatatatatatacatgcatatatatatatatatatatatatatatatatatatatatatatatatatatatatatatatataaacatgatgcatatacatgcatatatatatatatatatatatatatatatatatatatatatatatacatatttgaGCTTACACAAAGGTTTACCACAGTTTATTATaccttgtttttattcatttctagTTGGAAGAAGTGGATGCTGAGCAGCTTCAAAGGCTTCTAAATGAAAACATCCTGAAAGGTTTGAATTGTTAAATAACAACCCAAATAATATTAATAGCCTCAGCAAACAGCAAAAGAGCTCAAAGAGTAAATGTGTGAATAAATGATATGGGCATTGCTTTATTGCAGGGTTTAGGCCAAAGTATGCTTTATGCAAATTTGTCTTCTTTTGTAATAGGAGACTTGAAATCGGGGGGCTTCAGCATTGATGCCTGTCGCAGCATGGTTGCTCTGATGGATGTATCCTCTTTTGTGATAAGTATTGTGAATTGGTCTACTCAAAGAATATCTTGTCCTTTTTTCTCCACCTCAGCTCCCAGTTTCATAAGGGGCAATCTCTCACAGTAAATGTagttacataaacacataagtAGTGTTCTGTACATGCCAAAACTTGCCTGCCCTTTTGGTGGTTTCACAACCATAAActgatttaacccttgtgttgtcttcccatcatacttgaaaatgaacactttttttacgctttttatcaacgtttttaactttttttgacggTTGAACACTACataaaactaacttattaactttagtttgacagttatttttggaatttatggccaataaacataatttatgcaaaattatacctaattttgtagatagaaaagcagaaattaggaattatttagacttatTTATAATCACAGTCTGGTATATGTcaatttttactcaatactatttcaaaaccactttaatttgtttttcaaatgctataaaatttaatgaCACACCCCAAAATCCatgaaagtaaagatttgtacttgccaaagagcgttgtgtggaatctaTCATGTTAATtttggtaattacaattgggtagttaataagaatattgatataggaaaatgggtacatttgacccgaggacaacatgagggttaaagatcagataaagacatgaagCACATGTGCaccgagtcaaacttttgatTCCAGTTGACATCTATTTTGCTTGTGTTGATATGATTGTGGCATGGAATTATAGAGTTACCATTTTATCTACTAACTAATGTGATGCATCTGACATTGATTATGATTTGGTATAGCTTGCGCTGTAaataacagatttgtttttaaaatgttcctctATTTAAGCTGTTTCaagtgttaaaagaaaataatatgtGATATATTGATATCTGATTTGTGAACGAATTGTTCTTTTTTGAACTCTTAACGAGAAACTTTCACATTGCTTTAATGGCtattttgcttgtgtgtgtgtgtttttttttaaataattgtggtATGGTATTTCAGTTATCCATCTTCTTCTGTAATGCATGTGAAAAACAATGCCCTTTTGtgtattatacacacacaaatagtcAGGGTAAGACATTAACCAACCGCGCTTATACCTTAATGTTGGGTTAGACATCAATCACCGGCAAACTGAACAGTGAGGAATTTGTCCGTTTGTGGAGAAAGGTCGTCACATACAAGGTAAAATGAACCAATTTTAACACTTCAAACTCAAACAGTTTAtgtaatatctacatacattaCTGTGTAGCATCCTTTTCATTCTACCATTATTACATTGATATGGAAGATTGGCCTGATCATTGATGGTGTTTTCTCTTATTTAACAGGACATTTTCTTCCGCACTGATGTTTCGCGAACTGGAACACTGTCACTGAGTGTGCTGAGGAATGCTTTCTTAGCTTCAGGTAGACCAGTTTATATTTCATTCATTCCcttgaatataaatatattgagTGGCTTACAGCAACAGAAGTAAATGACTGCCATTTACAAGTCAGTGTCAAACAACACTGGGAAACATGAAAAAGATCTAATTATTATTGTTGCATCCCAAAATGACCAGATTTGCAGCAGCCTACCTCAAACATGCAGTTGATGTTTACTAAGAATTAGTCTATCGACGCTTGTAGTCACAGACCTGACTCTGCAGTTCCCTTAATTGCGGAGCCTaatagcatctttcagctcagtGTTTTGGCTTAACAGCGTGAAACCTTAACGTTTGGGTTGAGTCTCACCCCTGTCATACAAGTCGTATTGTATACAACATCATCACAGTAGGCAGCTGTATTTAGCAACAAATTTCTAATAAACCCAATTCACACCATAATCTTAGCAttaaacagcagacagacaaaattAGCGACTAGCTGGCTAACATAGTGGAGCATCTAgaagctaaagagacagatattttccAGAGGaattggtggagaccaaaagaGAGCTGAAACAGGTTGCATATTGGACTTACATGTGCAAGTTGGCCAGAAACAAAATTCCAATTAACTGTGCCGTATCCACTCGATGTGttggcaactgtttgctaacaaggtGATAATAATTTGCCAGTGATTTGTTCACAGCTGGTGTCTACTGCCCCTATCTGGCCTTTACTTTAGTGCTTCCCACCATGCCATGTAGCACTATTGAGAAAAACACCTAGTAGTTAGATTTAGGTATTAGATTAACTTTAATAATGGTTAATTGGAGTGATACACAACCTAGGTGCAATCACTGTTTGACATGACAGGTGCTAAGGAAACAAACTCatttcaaatattgtttttttgtactttttgtaatgtatttttggaGATTGAAGCCTGATTTGACCTGGCTTGTAAGTGTAATTATGCAAAACTGTGTATAATCATAAAGCATTTATTCCAGTTTGATAATTGGTAATaaacttattaaaaatgtaGCAAGATCTTGCACATATTGCTATGATTTGCAGAGTGCCAGACCATGGACTGCACAAGACTGTATTTCCAGACAAGATTGAACGTGTTGATTTCTATTTGATGCTGACATGCATTTGTGGCTAATTGTGTAGGATGAAACTTGGCTTGTGCAAACATGTGATTTTACCATAAAATGCTAGAAGAATAAACTAAATTCCAAAACTTCTCCTAAGCTCTTGCTGTGTTTAACAGGAATCAGCATCACCGATGACATGCTCAATTTGATGGCTTTGCGCTACGGGGCATCCTCTGGACACATGACGCTGGAGAACTTCATCAGTCTTATCCTTCGCTTGGACAGCATGTACAGTAAGTTAAGTCAAGTGGGACAGGTGGTGTCCACAAAGCACACAATATACTTTAAGATGTAACTGTCCACCACTCTTgctgtgtaaatatgtttgaaaaaatacatatctTCATACTGGACAGATTAAAAGTTCCAATTGGTGG
It includes:
- the LOC117935639 gene encoding calpain-1 catalytic subunit-like; this encodes MPPPGVCLNIMEARQKQDGYGSFANPDRFFNQDYQQLKQYCVAQGVKYIDETFPPDRNSIGQGILKPSDVARVVWLRPEISALHKIAPYPAFVLDGVSRFDFAQGLLGNCWFLASIGALTFQNDILGQVVPLEQKFDEKYCGLFHFRFWRFGRWMDVVIDDMLPTINGKLIFVHSKDQNEFWPALLEKAYAKVCGSYTDMNAGSPAEAMMDFTGGVHMCINLSDPPANLWMLMCRAGESKSLMSCGTPQGVTTANKKLPNGLIQGHAYTVTGVKQMISRKKAVNLVRLWNPWGNGEWTGDWSDRSSLWQTVSAKDREMCHSVDDDGEFWMALEDFCTFYTDLDICSLYPDFLDGHTSRRWKTSMYEGRWVAGTTAGGCMNNKDSFWTNPQFRVKIDGEYSLKEGEKNVLISLMQKSDKRNRHLVQNFHIGFTVFEVKEKYKFPASFFSSHAPVAQTTFINARDVMEFLLLKPGEYLIVPSTFSPNEICSFILTILSREETHGCENSTDHMHEPVKKFNKVRNVQEDENKKKLFSQYSDKLEEVDAEQLQRLLNENILKGDLKSGGFSIDACRSMVALMDTSITGKLNSEEFVRLWRKVVTYKDIFFRTDVSRTGTLSLSVLRNAFLASGISITDDMLNLMALRYGASSGHMTLENFISLILRLDSMYKIFKQLSNGKAIHFQESEWIWISMYS